The Acidimicrobiales bacterium genome has a segment encoding these proteins:
- a CDS encoding glycosyltransferase family 4 protein, giving the protein MTKDWLDARLRSGDDGELDAEPLGVVDDPYASVDDLAKHAGIRSIEMLAWRDLDHPEAGGSEVHASRVAERWAAAGVDVTITASRSPGEPRSATVEGYKVERPAGRYAIFPVAAARAVARRRRARPDATVEIWNGMPFFSPLWAGERRMVFLHHVHDRMWDLVMPAPLAALGRTIESRLAPGCYRRTPVVTLSESSRDQIVSNLGLDAAQVTVVRPGVDERFRPARRRDRDPLIVAVGRLVPYKRFDRLIEVLVKLRERHPSLQAVIAGEGSERQALEALASAHGATGWLSIPGRIGDAELVELYQRAWVVASASAYEGWGLTLTEAAACGTPAVASPISGHVDAVLDGRSGFLAEPGDPMVDALDWIISNDLLRRRLHAGALDYASKLTWDRTALESMRVLAR; this is encoded by the coding sequence GTGACGAAGGACTGGCTCGACGCCCGCCTGCGCTCGGGTGACGACGGCGAGCTCGACGCCGAACCGCTCGGCGTGGTCGACGACCCGTACGCGAGTGTCGACGATCTAGCGAAGCACGCAGGGATCCGCAGCATCGAGATGCTGGCGTGGAGAGACCTCGATCACCCAGAGGCCGGCGGTTCGGAAGTCCACGCGTCTCGGGTCGCCGAGCGCTGGGCCGCGGCCGGGGTGGACGTCACGATCACCGCTTCACGGTCGCCCGGCGAGCCGAGGTCCGCGACGGTCGAGGGATACAAGGTCGAACGCCCCGCCGGCCGGTACGCGATCTTCCCTGTCGCCGCCGCCCGCGCAGTCGCCCGCCGGCGGCGCGCACGCCCCGACGCCACGGTCGAGATCTGGAACGGAATGCCCTTCTTCTCACCGCTGTGGGCGGGCGAGCGGCGAATGGTTTTCCTCCACCACGTGCACGACCGCATGTGGGATCTCGTGATGCCGGCACCGCTGGCGGCGTTGGGGAGGACGATCGAGAGCCGTCTCGCGCCCGGCTGCTACAGGCGCACGCCGGTAGTCACGCTGTCCGAGTCGTCGCGCGACCAGATCGTCTCCAACCTCGGTCTGGACGCCGCCCAGGTGACCGTCGTGCGACCGGGCGTTGACGAGCGGTTCCGCCCGGCGCGCCGGCGGGACAGGGACCCCCTCATCGTGGCTGTAGGAAGACTGGTGCCCTACAAGCGATTCGATCGCCTCATCGAGGTGCTCGTGAAGCTGCGTGAACGCCACCCGTCGTTGCAAGCTGTCATAGCGGGAGAAGGTTCCGAACGACAAGCCCTCGAGGCGCTCGCCTCAGCGCACGGCGCGACCGGATGGCTGTCGATACCAGGAAGGATCGGCGACGCCGAACTGGTCGAGCTGTACCAGCGGGCGTGGGTGGTCGCCTCGGCGTCCGCCTACGAGGGATGGGGGCTCACCCTCACCGAGGCCGCTGCGTGCGGAACGCCTGCAGTGGCGAGCCCGATCTCGGGTCACGTCGACGCAGTGCTCGATGGCAGGAGCGGGTTCCTCGCGGAGCCAGGTGACCCGATGGTCGACGCTCTCGATTGGATCATCTCCAACGACCTGCTCCGGCGCCGCCTCCATGCCGGCGCTCTCGACTACGCGTCGAAGCTCACGTGGGATCGGACGGCGCTGGAATCGATGAGGGTTCTCGCGAGATGA